The Gemmatimonadaceae bacterium genome contains a region encoding:
- a CDS encoding GWxTD domain-containing protein: MSVLLPVLVGSLPTTNARAQGGRGSDSVVTKADQYLAAGDSAKALAILEAALSPRSTNAAVWHRYGQLRWQRVAQARRGGYIRDANVISGLRAADSALRLATQFAPDSATYWMTLGRFNLESGVGSMRLSAAQQIEHAFTAASRVADSSLMAESADELGLAIWRRYETTANRAQVGAGQRVQLQTSGRWQRARARDYLATFANKIEPPTGKADFDAAFARFLMASEVAPSQLQYSRHLYMALTTARRWDELLAVGTRRAQASPFDAQARFARGVALHRLRRPRESSAAFDSALEMMEDSERQELLRLDRLLPPGANALTGVRGLDSAAFHALPAAQREATSLLYWALNDPLGESVENESRLEFIARVVEADWRWTDHVMGLRGADTDRGDVLIRYGPPDEEMTLPGSASAQQQVFNNDSLVGGSMKVGGMTSTSQDGGVTLAWVYSSGDVFFFDLAPGFGTARTPLTDQQFVRDVATMKPVSWDNLGGPQRVDSLGLRLTRFRAPGDSADVVIVTRLPLKSLAAPSSSADRTAAEARADPRVDLRLIDGAAHVFGVDTTRSPAPTDNSTDNAQRQWVRRIGKGATFVRVEAVNSATRRSANALAPVEAEGARGFGLSDVLLVTGAPVGNARGWRDLNATPSSGTYRAGEKIGLVWETYELAPGADANRYRVTISLERLKRTGASGLALRVLDGLGTLLQQERSGADKLTMSFERNVAARATQVDYLTLDWLGDARGEYRLRLEVTDRQTNKASARETRFRIQ, from the coding sequence ATGTCCGTGTTGCTGCCCGTGCTGGTTGGGTCGCTGCCGACCACAAACGCGCGTGCGCAAGGCGGGCGTGGGTCAGATTCCGTCGTAACGAAAGCTGATCAGTATCTAGCCGCTGGTGATAGCGCGAAAGCGCTGGCCATCCTGGAGGCGGCTCTTTCGCCACGATCTACGAACGCTGCCGTATGGCATCGCTACGGCCAATTGCGGTGGCAACGCGTGGCGCAGGCGCGCCGTGGTGGATATATCCGCGATGCAAACGTGATATCGGGGCTGCGCGCAGCCGACAGCGCCTTGCGGCTGGCAACGCAATTCGCCCCTGACAGTGCCACCTATTGGATGACGCTCGGTCGCTTCAACCTGGAGTCCGGCGTGGGATCCATGCGACTGTCGGCGGCGCAGCAGATTGAACACGCGTTCACCGCAGCCTCACGGGTGGCCGACTCAAGCCTGATGGCCGAAAGCGCCGATGAACTGGGCCTCGCGATTTGGCGTCGTTACGAAACGACCGCTAACCGCGCGCAGGTGGGGGCGGGACAGCGGGTGCAATTGCAGACCAGCGGGCGTTGGCAACGCGCGCGCGCCAGAGATTATCTCGCGACCTTTGCCAATAAGATTGAGCCGCCGACGGGGAAGGCCGACTTCGACGCCGCGTTCGCGCGGTTTCTCATGGCGAGTGAGGTAGCTCCAAGCCAACTGCAGTATAGCCGGCATTTGTACATGGCGTTGACCACCGCCCGCCGATGGGATGAACTGCTGGCGGTGGGCACGCGGCGCGCGCAGGCGTCGCCCTTTGATGCGCAAGCCCGGTTCGCGCGCGGCGTCGCGCTGCACCGTTTGCGCCGACCGCGGGAGTCATCGGCGGCATTCGACAGCGCGCTGGAGATGATGGAGGACTCCGAGCGACAGGAGCTCTTGCGGCTGGATCGGCTACTCCCACCGGGGGCGAATGCGCTGACCGGCGTCCGCGGTCTTGACTCCGCGGCGTTCCACGCATTGCCCGCCGCACAACGGGAGGCCACCAGTCTCCTGTACTGGGCGCTCAACGACCCGCTGGGCGAGAGCGTGGAGAACGAATCCCGCTTGGAGTTTATCGCGCGGGTTGTTGAGGCAGACTGGCGTTGGACCGATCATGTGATGGGTCTCCGCGGTGCCGACACGGATCGTGGCGACGTGCTGATTCGCTATGGCCCGCCTGACGAAGAGATGACACTGCCTGGCAGCGCGTCCGCTCAGCAGCAGGTGTTTAACAACGACTCACTCGTTGGCGGCTCCATGAAAGTTGGCGGCATGACTTCCACAAGCCAGGACGGCGGTGTCACGCTGGCGTGGGTGTACAGCTCTGGCGACGTCTTCTTCTTTGATCTCGCACCCGGCTTTGGGACGGCGCGCACGCCGCTCACGGATCAACAGTTTGTCCGTGACGTGGCGACCATGAAACCCGTGTCATGGGACAACCTTGGCGGCCCCCAGCGCGTCGATTCTCTGGGCCTGCGCTTGACGAGATTCCGCGCCCCGGGTGACTCTGCCGACGTTGTCATCGTCACGCGCCTGCCGCTCAAGTCACTTGCCGCGCCATCGTCATCGGCCGATCGCACCGCCGCCGAGGCAAGGGCGGATCCACGCGTCGACCTGCGCCTGATTGACGGCGCCGCCCATGTATTCGGTGTCGACACCACACGATCACCCGCACCAACCGACAACAGTACGGACAACGCACAACGCCAGTGGGTGCGCCGCATCGGGAAGGGCGCCACCTTCGTGCGCGTGGAAGCCGTCAACTCCGCGACGCGCCGCTCGGCCAATGCGCTTGCGCCAGTGGAGGCCGAAGGCGCGCGCGGTTTCGGCCTCAGCGACGTGCTGCTCGTAACTGGCGCGCCGGTCGGCAATGCGCGCGGATGGCGTGATCTCAACGCCACGCCGTCCTCAGGCACATATCGCGCGGGCGAGAAGATTGGTCTGGTATGGGAGACGTACGAACTGGCGCCGGGTGCGGACGCGAATCGATATCGAGTGACGATCAGCCTTGAGCGGCTCAAACGCACCGGGGCCTCTGGCCTTGCGCTTCGGGTACTTGATGGCCTGGGCACCCTGTTGCAGCAGGAGCGCAGCGGTGCGGATAAACTCACCATGTCGTTCGAGCGGAACGTTGCGGCGAGGGCCACGCAGGTGGACTATCTGACGCTTGACTGGCTGGGGGATGCGCGGGGGGAGTACCGGCTGCGCCTCGAAGTGACGGACCGGCAGACCAATAAAGCGAGTGCACGAGAGACCCGGTTTCGCATTCAGTAG
- a CDS encoding helix-turn-helix transcriptional regulator, whose translation MVCLRAWGVWGACEPASLRICGSATPHRGDFSPIEKSNLMRESRDSRIGGNVFVHFTDDEWITIVAELRLAPREADVLRAALTDEGSAIIAAALGLSVSTVSTYKNRLYRRLGVGSISQAIVCAFSAHVRHRNNTGGGQNDA comes from the coding sequence ATGGTTTGCCTGCGGGCCTGGGGAGTCTGGGGAGCCTGCGAGCCTGCGAGCCTGCGCATCTGCGGAAGTGCGACGCCGCACCGCGGTGATTTCAGTCCCATTGAGAAATCGAATCTTATGAGGGAATCGCGCGATTCGCGGATCGGGGGAAACGTCTTTGTGCACTTCACCGATGACGAATGGATAACCATCGTCGCGGAGCTGCGGCTGGCACCCCGTGAAGCAGACGTGCTGCGGGCGGCGCTCACCGACGAAGGCAGCGCGATAATCGCAGCCGCACTTGGTCTTTCTGTCAGCACCGTCAGCACCTACAAGAACCGGCTGTATCGACGACTCGGCGTCGGCAGCATTTCCCAAGCCATCGTCTGCGCGTTTTCCGCGCACGTCCGACACCGCAACAACACCGGCGGCGGGCAGAACGACGCGTAG